The proteins below come from a single Felis catus isolate Fca126 chromosome A1, F.catus_Fca126_mat1.0, whole genome shotgun sequence genomic window:
- the FGF1 gene encoding fibroblast growth factor 1 isoform X3, producing the protein MAEGEITTFTALTEKFNLPPGNYKKPKLLYCSNGGHFLRILPDGTVDGTRDRSDQHTDTK; encoded by the coding sequence ATGGCTGAAGGGGAAATCACAACCTTCACGGCCCTGACGGAGAAGTTCAATCTGCCTCCAGGGAATTACAAGAAACCCAAACTCCTCTACTGTAGCAACGGGGGCCACTTCCTGAGGATCCTTCCAGATGGCACAGTGGATGGGACGAGGGACAGGAGCGACCAGCACA